TAGATTTAATAATGATAAATTTTACAGATATTCTCCAATAGTTAGCATTGGAGGAGATTTCAGATTTATCGATAATTTTAAAATTATTTTCGAAACAGCATTATTCGACAACTTAAATACAAAACCATTTGTTTTATCTTTTAGATATTTTGGTTTAAATTATTCTATTGATGCAGCACTTGGAGTTAATTTTGACAATAATAACAAAATAAATTTTGCCCCAATATTGAATGGTTTTTATGTATTCTAAATTTATTAATTTGATTTTAAAATTAAGATTTCATACATTTTTAATAATTTGTTTCTAACCTCATATTTCAATTTTAAAAACAAATTTATTATTAAATTGCATCCAAAAATTATCATCGAAAAAGATATTATTCAACATAAATTACTTGCTGAATGGGTCAATCATGAAGCAACATGGTTATCGTATCCACATAATAGATTAGATTGGCCTGGAAAATTTTCACCAATTCAATGGGTATTTACTGAAATAATTAAGTTTGTTTCTAGAGATGAAATTGTTAGATTGGTTGTTAAAGATTTAAATCAAAAAAGAAAAGCAGAAAATTCACTTAAAAAAGTTGGTGTTAATTTAGACAAAATTGATTTTATTGTAACTCCAACTGATCGTGGCTGGATGCGAGATTGTGGACCTTGCTTCGTCAAAAAAGGAGCTTTTAAATCGATAGTTAATTTTAAATTTAATGGTTGGGCAAAATATAACAACTACTTAAAAGATGATAGTATTCCAAATATTGCAGCTAAACATTTATCTTTGGATATTGAAAATGCTATTTTTAAAAATGTTAATGTAATTCTTGAAGGTGGAGCAATTGATGTTAATGGTATAGGCAGTTTATTAACATCTGAAGAATGTCTGTTAGATAAAATCACTCAAGTAAGAAATGAAGGATTTACAAGAAATAATTATAATGAACTATTCAAAAAATACTTCAATGTTTCTAATGTAATTTGGCTTAATAAAGGGATTTCTGGTGATGATACTCATGGTCATATTGATGATGTTTGTAGATTTGTAAATGAAGAAAGTATAATTTTAGTTCGTGAAAAAAATCCTAATGATTTAAATTATCCTATCTTAGAAGAAAATTGGGAAATAATACAAGATATAAAACTTGAGAATGGCTTAAAACCTAATGTTATTGAATTACCGATGCCATCTCCATTATATTTCGATAATATAAGATTACCAGCAAGTTATGCTAATTTTTATATAAGTAATCATGCTGTTCTAGTTCCAACCTTTAATGACCCAAATGACAGATTGGCACTTAATATTTTAAGTGATATTTTTCCTAATAAAAAAGTTATTGGAATACATTCATTAGATTTAGTATGGGGTTTAGGCACATTACATTGCTTAACTCATGATGAATTTTCAAATTATTAAAAAACCAAATTATAGATGAGTACAATATTTTCTAAAATTATCAACAAAGAAATACTTGTTAATATAGTTTATGAAGATGATTTAGTTTTAGCTTTTAAAGATATTACACCGCAAGCACCAATTCATATTATAATTATTCCTAAAGTTACCGATTTAAAAACTTTAAATGATATTAACGAAAAGCATATTACATTATTAGGGCATATAATTTTTGTAGCTACTAAAATTGCAAAAAGTGAAGGTATTTCTGAAAATGGATATAGGATTGTAATGAATTGTAATGCAGATGGAGGTCAGAGTATATTTCATATTCACTTACATCTTTTAGGTGGTAGAGAAATGAATTGGCCTCCTGGTTAGAACATTAACATGTAAGTTATATTTAAATTAACATGAATAATTAATTTTCATTATTTCCTTTTAACATCATATCTAATCTTTTTAATGTCTTTTCTATACTGAACCAGCTAAGTTTTTCTTTTGCAATTTCAATTACATCTTTATAGTAATCTTTATCTTTTAGTAGCTTTAATCCAATTTCTACTGCCCTAGATGTGTCAAATGGATTATCTATTGTAGTATTGGGAAACAATGTATTTGCATGTCCAGTTGAAGATGTGGTAATAATTGGTATACCTAAAGCTGCCGCATCCAATACATATCTAGCCCATGTATATCTTGAATCTAAGTTTATCCATATTTTAGATTTACTTGCTACTTTCAAAAAAGAATCCATGGAACCCATTGGATATAAAGTTAAATTTTCATCATTATATATTTTATTAGTTTTTTTAATGTATTTTAATTTATCGAGTGAAAAATTTCTTGAAACACCCTTTATGTTTCTAACAAAACTTTTTTCAAAACCAATCATTTTACAGCCTAATTGTTTACCAATTAAATAGTCAATTGGAGTTAAACTAGGGATACTACATAATAAACAACTTTCCTCTTTCTCTTGCAACCCTATAGAATAATTTGAGATTCCTTCAATTGGATATGGAATACCTATGTATTTAATCTGTGTATAGGTTAAGGTTTGTAAAAATTTAGTCCCTAAGTTATTAATTGAAATTATAAAATCCATTTCATTTGCTAATGAACTCCAACTTTTCCAAACAGGAATTACATCAGATAAACAACCTTCAAATAAGCCAACTATTATTGATTTTCTAGTTTTGTTTTCTTTTAAAATGTCAGTATATTTTGCAATGTATTGGATATTCATATTCAAAATTATCAAATCATAATTATGAATATCAGAAGAGTTTAAAAGTAATCCATTTTTGTAAGTTCCTTTTAGTGCGTAAACCCAACTCTCAACTCCATTCATAGTTTTCTCAAATATTGAAGGTCTTTGATTCCAGATCCATTCACCAGTATTTCTTGCACATAATAACATTTTCATATTCTTAAGTTCTATCATAACTAAATAATTAAGCTAGTAAGTTATTGAATTTTAAAAAATTTAATTTGATTTTATTATTGTTTGAATAATAGTTTATTTGAAAAATATTTAATTAAAATTAAAACTAATCTTCAATATTTTATAAAAATAAGATATTAAATGTGAATTAATCTGTTACATTTAATTACTAAAAAAAGTTAAATTTTTGTAAATTAAGTTCAGAATTTCGCATCGTATTGCT
Above is a window of Chlorobiota bacterium DNA encoding:
- a CDS encoding histidine triad nucleotide-binding protein is translated as MSTIFSKIINKEILVNIVYEDDLVLAFKDITPQAPIHIIIIPKVTDLKTLNDINEKHITLLGHIIFVATKIAKSEGISENGYRIVMNCNADGGQSIFHIHLHLLGGREMNWPPG
- a CDS encoding agmatine deiminase family protein, which encodes MIQHKLLAEWVNHEATWLSYPHNRLDWPGKFSPIQWVFTEIIKFVSRDEIVRLVVKDLNQKRKAENSLKKVGVNLDKIDFIVTPTDRGWMRDCGPCFVKKGAFKSIVNFKFNGWAKYNNYLKDDSIPNIAAKHLSLDIENAIFKNVNVILEGGAIDVNGIGSLLTSEECLLDKITQVRNEGFTRNNYNELFKKYFNVSNVIWLNKGISGDDTHGHIDDVCRFVNEESIILVREKNPNDLNYPILEENWEIIQDIKLENGLKPNVIELPMPSPLYFDNIRLPASYANFYISNHAVLVPTFNDPNDRLALNILSDIFPNKKVIGIHSLDLVWGLGTLHCLTHDEFSNY
- a CDS encoding glycosyltransferase; amino-acid sequence: MIELKNMKMLLCARNTGEWIWNQRPSIFEKTMNGVESWVYALKGTYKNGLLLNSSDIHNYDLIILNMNIQYIAKYTDILKENKTRKSIIVGLFEGCLSDVIPVWKSWSSLANEMDFIISINNLGTKFLQTLTYTQIKYIGIPYPIEGISNYSIGLQEKEESCLLCSIPSLTPIDYLIGKQLGCKMIGFEKSFVRNIKGVSRNFSLDKLKYIKKTNKIYNDENLTLYPMGSMDSFLKVASKSKIWINLDSRYTWARYVLDAAALGIPIITTSSTGHANTLFPNTTIDNPFDTSRAVEIGLKLLKDKDYYKDVIEIAKEKLSWFSIEKTLKRLDMMLKGNNEN